CTTGGGGTTCATAGAACTGACCTAAAAAATAAGGCCATTCTTGCTGGGCTTGCTTAGAGAATATATAACAACCCAAATGCCCAATGGGCTAATGTTTTGCTCCACAACCATTGTACTAGTAGACAACCTACTAGATACATGGCCTCTAGGACCTGGCTTAGCATTAGGAATGGGTGAAAGGTGTGAATTAAGGCTAATAGGTGGATTGTCAACAAGAAGGATAGAGTCAACCTTTCCAATGATAGATGGATCCACAATATGGATCCAATCAGAACCTTGGTTAATGGACCACTAAACAGGGAGAAAGAAACCATGAAGGTTTCCTCCTGTATCCAAGATAGTATTTGGAATATTACCAATCTTTCTGTCACCCTCCCTGACAGTGTTACCAACAGGATCAGCTCCACTATCTCCGGTGCCAACAATGCAAACATTGATAGAATGGTATGGAACCAAACCTACAATGGGTTGTTCACAACGAAGTCTGCCTATTCGGCATCTTATAGGATATATACCATCAGGAAAATGAACAGGAAAAAAAGGTTCAATTGGATATGGGCTAGGAAAGTTCCTAATAAAATCAAATACTTCCTTTAGCTTATGACACATGGCAGACTCCGCACTAGCAAGCACCTTCATCACAGAGGTGTAACTTTGAGCCCTGTTTGCTTCTTATGCAACATAGaagaggaatccattgagcatGTGTTCATCAGGTGTGAAAATGCTAAGCACTTCTGGGATAACCTTTCATAACTACGCCAGACGAACATTAATATCCTTTCCTTTTTCCAATGTCCAAAGCAAGTGAGAATGCATCATTAACAGTATGCACAGTCACAATTTCAATCGCCTACTTAGGTGAGGGCAGTTGATCCCTTTCTGCCTCTGGAAAATCTGGATAACTAGAAACAGCAATTGTTTCAATAGCAAAAGGGACCATGTCTCATACAAAAATGGCATAGCCAAAGACATAGAGTACATTCATGTAGCAGGAGCATGCAAGGAAAACCTGATTTGGTAATCTAGATCAAATGGCACCCCCCTCAAAGGGATCACTACAAACTCAACACTGATGGTGCAACCCTTCAAAATGGACTGGTGGGAGGCCTGGGCGGGATTATTAGGAGTAGCAGGGGGACTGGGTAATAGGTTTCATGAAAAAAATAACATGTACTAACATACTACACTATGAACTAATAGCATTGATGCAAGGGCTAAAGATGGCGATTACAAATAACCTTACTTCTCTGGAGGTTAATTTGGATTCTACTCAGGTAATTAATTGTATCAATAAAGGTAACCTAATTTATGACAATTTGATATGTGAATGCAGGTCACTCCTGGTAGCACCGGGGCGTCCACCAGTAAGCCATGTCTTCAGAGAAGCAAATAGAGTAGCGGACAAGCTAGCAAAGGAAGCAGGGAAGTGGACTGAAGTGGGTAGAAACTTTTTGGTAGTTCCTCCGGTGTTTGCCAATGAAACACTATGGGCAGACATCCTAGGAACtattttttcaaggaaaacaatggttTGTAATAGCATTAATGTAGAATAGACTACTCTTTGTTTGTAGACGCGAATGACGTACGATAAATTGTAACTTACACTAACTAGTTTCTCTTATTATATATTATATCATTttttaacccaaaaaaaaaagtttatACAATGTTTGATCACAAAAATAGGAAAAAATAATCTCCACATAGAATCTAGCATAAGTTATACCATGTTTGATTGGTTTTTCTCTTTTTCACATTTTTTTCCAGCAtaagtaatatatatataagttataagagaatctatgtattattttatgtagGGTAGAAGATGGAATAACTAATACATGTTAGTAATACTTGGATAAAAATATAAGATCACAAGAATACCCTATTCGATCAAACttgtaatttttttgtttaataatatatatttaaaatatactaaCTATTTAATAGAATAAACTAggcaaataataaataatactcacattatatttttaaattactaATCTCTACATAATTAATTTTCGTAAAACTAATTCCCGCATAACTAAGTATGGTGTATCTTAACCCTGCATAACTAATTTGTGCAttattaatacatatattattaatCCATGCACAACTCGTGTTCGAACCAAACGACCTCTTAAGTGATCGTATGTACTTATTATATAAGATGAGCTGGTAACGTGACTATGCTTACATGACAATTTTATACATGCATGTGATTGCCTAATTGCATTTTCTGGGACTAAATTTAGTATTatccaacttttttttttttttatacgtATTAGGTTTActtgaattatttttatatgaaagCTGAATGACCATCGGTAATATTACCCCCGAGGATCTTTCAAGTTTCTACAATATACTTTAAGGTAGAGGATCTGTCATTTTCTACGATATACTTTAAGCACGATATCAAGTCATTAGGGCAAATTTGGAACTTTATTCTACGATGAATTGGTTACACTCAACCATGTCATTGATAGACATCTCATGGAATTGCCATATCTTAGTGGATCAAGAAATTAAGGACATAATAACAAGTCATGAATCATCAAATACAGAGattgctatttcaaacaagtagcTTTTAAGCGTGAGTGCTGAAAAATGTTTTTTAAGTGATGGAGCTAACTTTGTAAAATAAGATGTTGATGTGTCTGGCGGAGAGATGTTGATGAATGTTTTTTATATTAAGATGACTGAAGTATCCTTAAatctataaataatataaatgagcTGAGTATTGTAAGATTTTTAATTCTAAGTTGACTCAAATACAAAGTAATTTATGTATCTTTCCACTCTTAGTTATAAATTGATtccataaaattattttttataaatataaattatttatttaacaaAATAAGATTATTCTGAATAGCAACAATTTGCTAACAGCAAAATCATATAGCGGGAAATAATTCATTATCCCCTCAATTTCAGTTTGCATGAATCTATTTTcattttagtctgttccaaaaagaatggtCGATTTATAAATTAAGAAACATATTATTGATTCGATATAGTCTTttttcataaatataaattatttatttagcaAAATCATATTATTCTGAAAGCCATAATATGTTAACAGCAAAAACATATTGTTGCCAAGTACTATAATTTAGAACTAACTAAATTAGAAGAGAGTTAAATTTGAATTAACTATCATTTTAATTAGATAACTATAGTAGAAAAGGACATATTATATTCTAAgttaatgaaaatgataatttaAATTTTACTTAAGAATAAACATGAAAAATACTGAATTCTTGTTTGATTGATTAAGGAAAAATATATAAGAACTATGTGAATTATTAACTTAATTCAACAGAAGGCAGTACTAACATAGCTCTCAACAACATTACTAGACAATATTTGGAGCAATGAGCTATTCTTTGGACCAACACATCTAGGAGTTTTGAACTGGCTAACTGCACCTCCTAATCCTACAAAATGATCTAATATCTTATGAAATGTTCCCCTCTTCACAATCCTCAGCTCAAGTGCTCCAATTGCATTCACTTTCCGGGAGCTCACATAGCCTGCATCGATAAACGCCTTATCCAAACAGTTGCAGCAATCTTGCAACATttcaccagttgcttcaccactCAGTTCCCAGAAGATCACATAGTGTCCCGGATCAGCTGAGACATTCACATGGCTCGTGAAGTCCACCACTTCTAGTTTTCCGTCTACTAAGCGCTTTGCTGCAGCTTCTACGGCTAGTTGTAAATCTCTCTCTGTGTTCTTGTCAATGTTAATGCTCAGCAAAAGGTTCCTTCTGTATACAAACTGGAGTTCTGGAGTCCCATTGTGGAAGCCTTTTATCTTTACCACATCACCTAGTCTATAACGATATAAACCTGCATATACACATTCATAAAATAGTCAATTATACTGTCAGTGCATATAATTAAAATCCTGTAGACTAAGTGAAAACCAGAGAGGAATTGTCTCATTCAGCTGAATTACTTAATGTTATCAAATAAAACACTGAGGCTCAAGTATAAAGTCTGAGTCTTTAAACTTTTTTGCTGAGCAAAGCATTTTCAAGAAAAGGAGTGCAAGACAATTGTACCTGCAAAATTGGTAAAGACAATTTCATACTCTTCACCAAGTTTAACTTCAGTCAGACCCACAGGAGAATTTGCTTGCTCCATGCCATTGAGATTTCCCCCGAGAGGAATGAATTCGAAATAAGCAATATTTGGTAGTACTGCGTAAGTGACTAGTTCAGGGGGCAATTTCGGGTTAACGTTTACTCCAACCCATCCTTCAGAAGAACCATAATCTGCACTTAATAAAGGTAACTCCCCAGAATAATGCCTCAGTTTCTTCAAGTAAGGTTCCATTGATCCTGTCATTATACCATATATGTACCTTGTGTTTGGGAAGAGTTCAGGAATCAAACCGTACCAATTGCTTAATCTTGAGCACTTATTATAAATTGTATCAGCTAGTTCCGGATCAGGCTTCAGCAATTTTGACATGGCTAATCCTATGGACGGGACAGTGACTCTACTCGACAGGACTCCTTCTCTTATGTCAACAACAAGTGCTTCCCATACTTGTTCAAAAGTTCGGAAAGCATGAACAATGCTATGGGCAAAGGTTGACGAAACAACTTGAACTTCATCGCGGAAAATGAGCCCGCACAAAAGGTGGCAGTATAAGGATTGGTGAAAATCAGGACCAAATATTACTTCATCAGGACTACAACATGGAGTACATATTGCTTTCATTGTCTTCTTGAATTGTGCATTTCTGTACACATTGGTAGTGGCTGTTCCTGCTGCTAAACCTCCCTTTGTTTTGAACTGTTTGCTGCTGTAAATAAACTGCAAAGCCTTCCCATTTCCAATTGGAAATTCtctgaatgaaaaaaaaaaaacagaactaTTACATTTAGCTAAGCTATAACAAACCAAACATTTAATTTAATTGAAGAAAGAATGACCAGTCCTTTTCTTGTTCTTGGGATTGAAAAGTCTCAATTGTGACAGAAGTTAGTTATGTGTCCCCCACATTTATCACCATTTAAACTCTTTAACTTTCCATGGCTGCTTAGAGAAATTTTATGAACCAATGCCTGCTCCTATAGGTTAGGCGTAAGAGCTGCGGAAGCAACCACTAATCCTTGTGTTAGGGTAGGCTGTCTACTTCACAACACTTGGGTGCGGCCTTCCCCGGACCTTGCGTGAATGCGGGATGATTTGTGCACCGGGCTTCCCTTTTTTCAACAAGCAAATTGCCAGATAtgcataaatagaataaaatgacaaatagcaTTACCGATTCCTAAAGGCAAAAGAGGTCTTGAATATCTGCATAGTGGACTCCATCAATTCATCATTGAAAGGTACAAACTTTGGCTTCCCTTGAGTAGTACCAGAACTGCAAACCAACCATTCAATTTCCTTATTCAAACCTTCTAAAAACATCAAGAAAATAAGAACCCCACAAAAAGAAAGACATTTTTTACAAGTGAACGATCCTCTTTTACATTACCTCAATGAGATGGTTTCAATTGGTTTTCCAGTAAGAATGGGAGAAAGATCACCATCAGCAATTCTTTGAATGTAAGGCTCCAAATCATTGTGAGTTACAATAGGGACACAATTCTTGAAAGTCTGAGGATCAGTTTTACCATTCAAACCCCATTGCTGCAAATATTCTGTCCCTCTATTCTGTTCCAGTATCTTTTCAAGTGTCTCTTCTTGAATTTTGCCAGCATCTTTtgtcaaatcctcaaattcctCAATCACTTTTTCTTGATCAAACTTCTGCTCAATCTTCTCCACCAGCATCTTCATGATCTTCCTACAATAAATAGCTAAATATAAGAACAAAGATCTCAACTTTTTAACACTACTAATCAAGAAAGATTAGCTTCCCAGTAAGTAATTTATCCAATTTTGAGAGAGGCTATTTTTGTTTTgttggtggggggggggggggggtgttataTGGATATTGGATATATAGATAAGTAAAATTCTATGAATCATCTCCTAAAAAGCTGTTTATAAGAACCTATAAACTATGATTGTTAGCTTATAAAAGTAGGTGTCAAACAAGCATATGCTGCAAATTTTTCAGTTCTTGATTGTTCTATACTGTTAGCAATCAGACATAGTACAAAAAAGTCAAAGGTGAAAACACAAATTTGATGTTTTGAAATAAAACAGTCCAAAAAGAAATCTTTTCTATAGCTTATCAGACATACATTCAAATTCAGAAAAATTAATACTTCCATGGAATCTTTACTATAGCTATTTAGACATACAGACAGAGACAAGAAAACATACAATTAAATGTGTAgacaataaaatatataataaataaatgtATTTTTGTGACTGTGTGTCAGTGTGTGTCGAATTTAAGACTAATTAAACTGAAAGCTAGCTGGACTGATGCACTACTCCATAGACCATACTTCAGTGTCTACTAAATTCAGAAAGATACCTGAAATTATTTCAAGAAATTCTTAATCAACTAATGGAGTAAATCAAAAATCAGACCAAACTCCAAAAAAGTTCACAAAGAAAAGATCCAACGTAAGAATATCCAAAAAGAGAAATATTAAAAAAGACGAAAAGGGGCTCAAGAATctaaaaagagaaagaagataTAATTAAAAGCAGATGAGTACAACAAAGAATTTGACATAAAATTACTCAAAGATAGAAGCAGAAAGCTTATTCCACATATAAGCAGAACTCTTTCCAATAATTCAGTCAAAAAGACCGAAAAAATCATATACATATTTGTaaaaagaagaatcatatgtgaATTTTGTATATGCATGTACCTCTTTTATAAATTGTTTTTTAATGAAGTTGTTAAATGATTCTTGAGAAAGAGAAATATTTATAGCTGGAGACTGAACACAAACGCCGTCCAAGGTGGGGCCAGAAACTTTACCGAAACTACCCCTAATAGATTACTATTATTGCAACCAAAACCGTTATATCTCAGGTCTAACTGGAAATTGGGTATGTCCATTTGTGGAACTTAAAGTTGAATGGCTACGGCTAACAAACATAGAAGTGAGTGAGATGATTTTTCGGAAGAAGGCCGTTATTGGCACTCTTATAGCCTGATTTTGCTGCGACataaaaatcagcttattttgaaaagtatttttttaaaaatatttttgaaaaaaatatttttggagaaaaatagtttgtgtttggctaatcactctgaaaaatatttttaagcaaTAATTTATATTTGTCCAAACTTTTCAGAAAGTGCTTTGaaatatcaaattacgaataaagacatgaatagatttacttaatagttaatattataagtaaataaataatcttaaaaatttattattacaggcaataattaaattcttttattttatttaagtaaaatataaaaataaaatttaaaagtacttaattcttttaatata
The DNA window shown above is from Nicotiana tomentosiformis chromosome 8, ASM39032v3, whole genome shotgun sequence and carries:
- the LOC104110130 gene encoding jasmonoyl--L-amino acid synthetase JAR6-like isoform X2 codes for the protein MKMLVEKIEQKFDQEKVIEEFEDLTKDAGKIQEETLEKILEQNRGTEYLQQWGLNGKTDPQTFKNCVPIVTHNDLEPYIQRIADGDLSPILTGKPIETISLSSGTTQGKPKFVPFNDELMESTMQIFKTSFAFRNREFPIGNGKALQFIYSSKQFKTKGGLAAGTATTNVYRNAQFKKTMKAICTPCCSPDEVIFGPDFHQSLYCHLLCGLIFRDEVQVVSSTFAHSIVHAFRTFEQVWEALVVDIREGVLSSRVTVPSIGLAMSKLLKPDPELADTIYNKCSRLSNWYGLIPELFPNTRYIYGIMTGSMEPYLKKLRHYSGELPLLSADYGSSEGWVGVNVNPKLPPELVTYAVLPNIAYFEFIPLGGNLNGMEQANSPVGLTEVKLGEEYEIVFTNFAGLYRYRLGDVVKIKGFHNGTPELQFVYRRNLLLSINIDKNTERDLQLAVEAAAKRLVDGKLEVVDFTSHVNVSADPGHYVIFWELSGEATGEMLQDCCNCLDKAFIDAGYVSSRKVNAIGALELRIVKRGTFHKILDHFVGLGGAVSQFKTPRCVGPKNSSLLQILSSNVVESYVSTAFC
- the LOC104110130 gene encoding jasmonoyl--L-amino acid synthetase JAR6-like isoform X1, coding for MWNKLSASIFEKIMKMLVEKIEQKFDQEKVIEEFEDLTKDAGKIQEETLEKILEQNRGTEYLQQWGLNGKTDPQTFKNCVPIVTHNDLEPYIQRIADGDLSPILTGKPIETISLSSGTTQGKPKFVPFNDELMESTMQIFKTSFAFRNREFPIGNGKALQFIYSSKQFKTKGGLAAGTATTNVYRNAQFKKTMKAICTPCCSPDEVIFGPDFHQSLYCHLLCGLIFRDEVQVVSSTFAHSIVHAFRTFEQVWEALVVDIREGVLSSRVTVPSIGLAMSKLLKPDPELADTIYNKCSRLSNWYGLIPELFPNTRYIYGIMTGSMEPYLKKLRHYSGELPLLSADYGSSEGWVGVNVNPKLPPELVTYAVLPNIAYFEFIPLGGNLNGMEQANSPVGLTEVKLGEEYEIVFTNFAGLYRYRLGDVVKIKGFHNGTPELQFVYRRNLLLSINIDKNTERDLQLAVEAAAKRLVDGKLEVVDFTSHVNVSADPGHYVIFWELSGEATGEMLQDCCNCLDKAFIDAGYVSSRKVNAIGALELRIVKRGTFHKILDHFVGLGGAVSQFKTPRCVGPKNSSLLQILSSNVVESYVSTAFC